A single genomic interval of Zobellia nedashkovskayae harbors:
- a CDS encoding glycogen synthase — protein sequence MNNFLFVAAENDGISNCKAGGMGDVVRDVPRHISNRGDKVHVVVPAYSRLHVNGTFKTNLDFHLRGTNYRAELYEVVGKKEFPNIVHYVIHHPEIQEGGIAHIYHDDPTEPFFTDFIKYMIFCTAVAEAIKMGAFGQLDVVHMHDWHASALLFLKTYHPSYKELKKMRYVYSIHNLAIQGIRPFYDNYASVHNWFPELQLDHDVLKDPRYQDCINLMAVGIRLADSVHTVSPSYKEDVMLPSARPEFVGGEGLEKDLQQANNEGRLVGILNASNYNNIREAKKGLLYRNTVKALFGWLQDESKKYKSDFLAHTGEKIMQHVGNKPKFVASSVARLTEQKFYFFKRSPEAFEQMLEKLREVDGIFMLLGTGDPDYEEFFRSMSYKHANFIFTNGQSEDLIDSMYLETDLYCMPSLFEPCGISQMLAMRNGNPCFVHHTGGLKDTVEHNVTGFAFGGETYDEQIKNMVKNFSEAVDVWKNDKPKWNEIKSNAEKVRFTWEKSLDEYYEKLYVL from the coding sequence ATGAATAATTTTCTTTTTGTCGCCGCAGAAAATGATGGGATATCCAACTGTAAAGCAGGGGGTATGGGCGATGTTGTTCGGGATGTGCCAAGACATATCTCTAATCGGGGTGATAAGGTCCACGTGGTGGTGCCGGCATATTCAAGACTTCATGTTAACGGAACCTTTAAGACTAATCTAGATTTTCATCTAAGGGGAACTAATTATAGGGCTGAACTCTATGAAGTGGTGGGGAAAAAAGAATTTCCGAATATAGTGCATTATGTTATTCACCATCCTGAAATTCAAGAGGGTGGAATAGCACATATTTATCACGATGATCCAACAGAGCCTTTTTTTACTGATTTTATAAAGTATATGATTTTTTGCACAGCTGTTGCAGAAGCTATAAAAATGGGTGCTTTTGGACAATTGGATGTTGTTCATATGCACGACTGGCATGCCAGTGCTTTATTGTTCTTAAAAACATATCATCCTAGCTACAAAGAGCTAAAGAAGATGCGTTACGTATATAGTATTCATAATTTGGCTATACAAGGTATACGCCCATTTTATGATAATTACGCGTCCGTACATAATTGGTTTCCAGAATTACAGTTGGATCATGATGTATTGAAAGATCCGCGCTACCAAGATTGCATTAACCTTATGGCTGTCGGTATTCGTTTAGCAGATTCTGTTCATACCGTATCACCATCTTATAAAGAAGACGTAATGTTGCCTAGTGCGCGGCCAGAATTTGTTGGAGGAGAAGGTTTGGAGAAAGATTTGCAACAAGCCAATAATGAAGGTAGGTTAGTTGGAATTCTAAACGCATCTAATTATAATAATATTAGAGAAGCTAAAAAAGGGTTGCTATACCGAAATACGGTCAAAGCACTTTTTGGATGGTTACAGGACGAGTCAAAGAAGTATAAATCAGATTTCTTGGCTCATACCGGTGAAAAAATAATGCAACATGTAGGTAATAAACCCAAGTTTGTTGCCTCTAGTGTAGCACGGTTAACGGAGCAAAAATTTTATTTCTTTAAAAGGTCACCCGAAGCTTTTGAGCAAATGTTGGAAAAACTTCGAGAAGTAGATGGTATTTTTATGCTTTTAGGAACTGGAGATCCAGATTATGAAGAGTTTTTCCGAAGCATGAGCTACAAGCACGCTAATTTTATCTTTACGAACGGACAATCAGAAGATTTAATAGACTCCATGTATTTGGAGACCGATTTGTATTGTATGCCAAGTCTTTTTGAACCTTGTGGTATTAGTCAAATGTTGGCAATGCGTAACGGAAACCCTTGTTTTGTGCATCATACCGGAGGTCTAAAGGATACTGTTGAGCACAATGTGACCGGTTTTGCTTTTGGTGGGGAAACCTATGATGAACAAATTAAAAATATGGTCAAGAACTTTAGTGAGGCCGTAGACGTTTGGAAGAATGATAAGCCTAAATGGAATGAAATAAAAAGCAATGCAGAGAAGGTTAGGTTCACTTGGGAGAAATCATTAGACGAATACTATGAAAAATTATATGTTTTATAA
- the eno gene encoding phosphopyruvate hydratase, with translation MSIILSVHARQILDSRGNPTVEVDVITENGVLGRAAVPSGASTGEHEAVELRDGGKSFMGKGVLKAVENVNTIIAEEVLGMSVFEQNLLDQVMIDLDGTPNKSKLGANAILGVSLAAAKAAANELGLSLFRYVGGVSANTLPVPMMNIINGGSHSDAPIAFQEFMVMPVKAKSFSHAMQMGTEIFHHLKKVLHDRGLSTAVGDEGGFAPNLAGGTEDALETIAKAVENAGYKLGDEIMIALDCASAEFYVDGKYDYTKFEGDKGVIRTSEEQAQYLAELSAKYPIISIEDGMDENDWDGWKSLTEKVGDKVQLVGDDLFVTNVERLAKGIENGIANSILIKVNQIGTLTETIAAVNMAKNAGYTSVMSHRSGETEDNTIADLAVALNTGQIKTGSASRSDRMAKYNQLLRIEEELGEMAYYPQDKAFNIK, from the coding sequence ATGAGTATCATACTAAGTGTACACGCACGTCAGATTTTAGATTCAAGAGGAAACCCAACAGTAGAGGTAGACGTAATTACTGAAAACGGAGTTTTAGGCCGCGCAGCAGTTCCTTCTGGAGCATCAACAGGTGAGCATGAAGCAGTAGAACTTCGTGATGGAGGCAAATCCTTTATGGGTAAAGGAGTTCTTAAAGCAGTAGAAAACGTAAATACGATAATTGCCGAAGAAGTTTTGGGAATGTCCGTTTTTGAGCAAAATCTTCTTGATCAAGTAATGATTGACTTAGATGGTACGCCAAATAAATCAAAATTAGGTGCTAACGCTATTTTGGGCGTGTCTTTAGCAGCAGCTAAAGCAGCAGCCAATGAATTAGGCTTGTCTTTGTTCCGTTATGTTGGTGGTGTTAGTGCAAATACTTTGCCTGTACCTATGATGAATATAATTAACGGTGGTTCGCATTCAGATGCTCCTATCGCTTTTCAAGAATTTATGGTAATGCCGGTAAAGGCAAAAAGTTTTTCACACGCCATGCAAATGGGAACTGAAATCTTTCATCACTTGAAAAAGGTTTTACATGATAGAGGTTTAAGTACGGCAGTAGGTGATGAAGGTGGATTTGCTCCAAACTTGGCAGGTGGTACTGAAGACGCTCTTGAGACTATCGCAAAAGCTGTAGAGAATGCTGGTTATAAATTAGGTGATGAAATAATGATAGCCTTGGATTGTGCTTCTGCTGAATTTTATGTAGATGGCAAATATGACTATACTAAGTTTGAAGGTGATAAAGGAGTGATTAGAACTTCTGAAGAGCAGGCTCAGTATTTAGCGGAGTTAAGTGCTAAATATCCTATCATCTCAATTGAAGATGGTATGGATGAGAATGACTGGGACGGTTGGAAATCTTTAACTGAAAAAGTTGGTGATAAAGTACAATTAGTTGGTGATGACCTGTTTGTTACAAATGTAGAGCGTTTAGCAAAAGGTATAGAGAATGGTATTGCAAACTCTATTTTGATAAAAGTAAACCAGATAGGTACACTTACTGAAACTATAGCAGCTGTTAATATGGCTAAAAATGCAGGATATACTTCTGTAATGAGTCATAGATCAGGTGAAACAGAAGATAATACTATTGCAGATTTAGCTGTAGCGTTAAATACTGGTCAAATTAAAACAGGTTCTGCTTCTAGGTCGGACCGTATGGCCAAGTACAATCAATTACTTCGTATTGAAGAAGAATTGGGTGAAATGGCGTATTATCCTCAGGATAAAGCATTTAACATTAAATAA
- a CDS encoding DNA-directed RNA polymerase subunit alpha — MALFNFQKPDKVIMIDSSDFEGKFEFRPLEPGYGLTVGNALRRVLLASLEGHAITSLRMDGVEHEFSVVSGIVEDVTEIILNLKQVRFKKQIEDSEAEVVSISVSGKEQLTAGDFQKFISGYQVLNPELVICNMDSKVSINMEIVIDKGRGYVPADENKKSNAALGTIAIDSIFTPIKNVKYSIENFRVEQKTDYEKLVFEIVTDGSIHPKDALTEGAKVLIHHFMLFSDERITLEADEIAQTETYDEESLHMRQLLKTKLVDMDLSVRALNCLKAAEVDTLGDLVSFNKNDLMKFRNFGKKSLTELEELVINKGLSFGMDLSKYKLDKD; from the coding sequence ATGGCATTATTTAATTTTCAGAAACCCGATAAAGTAATAATGATCGATTCTTCGGATTTCGAAGGGAAGTTCGAATTTCGTCCTTTAGAGCCCGGTTATGGATTGACTGTTGGGAACGCACTAAGAAGAGTGTTGCTTGCGTCTTTGGAAGGCCATGCGATTACATCTTTGAGAATGGATGGTGTAGAACATGAGTTTTCTGTTGTATCTGGCATCGTAGAAGATGTTACAGAAATTATATTGAATCTTAAGCAAGTACGTTTTAAGAAGCAAATAGAAGATTCTGAAGCAGAAGTAGTTTCAATTTCGGTAAGCGGAAAAGAACAATTGACTGCTGGTGATTTTCAGAAATTTATTTCTGGTTACCAAGTGTTGAATCCAGAGTTAGTAATCTGTAATATGGATTCTAAAGTGAGCATCAACATGGAGATAGTTATAGACAAAGGTCGTGGCTATGTTCCTGCAGATGAAAACAAAAAATCTAATGCGGCTTTAGGTACTATAGCTATCGATTCTATTTTTACACCTATTAAGAATGTAAAATATAGTATTGAAAACTTTCGTGTTGAACAAAAGACGGATTATGAAAAATTGGTTTTCGAAATCGTTACTGATGGTTCAATTCATCCTAAAGATGCTTTGACTGAAGGGGCAAAGGTTTTAATACACCACTTTATGTTGTTCTCTGATGAGCGTATCACTTTAGAAGCTGATGAAATAGCTCAGACTGAAACTTATGATGAAGAGTCACTTCACATGCGTCAGTTGTTGAAAACGAAATTGGTAGATATGGATCTTTCTGTACGTGCCTTGAATTGTTTGAAAGCTGCGGAAGTAGATACTTTGGGAGATTTAGTTTCTTTCAATAAGAATGACTTGATGAAATTTAGAAATTTCGGTAAAAAGTCGTTAACAGAATTAGAAGAATTGGTTATCAATAAGGGGCTTAGCTTTGGAATGGACCTTTCGAAATATAAATTAGATAAAGATTAA
- the rpsD gene encoding 30S ribosomal protein S4: protein MARYTGPKSKIARKFGEAIFGDDKSFEKKNYPPGQHGNARRRGKKSEYAVQLMEKQKAKYTYGILEKQFRNTFATAKKKQGVTGEVLLQLCESRLDNVVFRMGISPSRRGARQLVSHRHITVNGELVNIPSYSLKAGDVVGVREKSKSLQSIQDSLASNSKVYEWITWNTAKSEGAFVTVPERLQIPENIKEQLIVELYSK from the coding sequence ATGGCAAGATATACAGGACCAAAAAGTAAAATCGCTCGTAAATTTGGCGAAGCAATTTTCGGAGATGATAAATCATTCGAAAAAAAGAATTATCCTCCAGGACAACATGGTAACGCAAGACGTAGAGGTAAAAAGTCTGAATATGCGGTACAGTTGATGGAGAAGCAAAAAGCTAAATATACTTACGGTATTTTAGAAAAGCAATTTAGAAACACTTTTGCAACTGCTAAGAAAAAACAAGGTGTTACTGGTGAAGTATTACTTCAATTATGTGAATCACGTTTGGATAACGTTGTATTCCGTATGGGTATCTCCCCTTCAAGAAGAGGTGCAAGACAACTAGTATCTCACAGACACATTACAGTTAACGGCGAATTGGTTAACATACCATCTTATTCTTTAAAAGCTGGTGATGTTGTAGGTGTACGTGAAAAATCTAAATCTTTACAGTCTATCCAAGATTCACTTGCTAGTAACAGCAAAGTGTACGAATGGATAACTTGGAATACAGCTAAGAGTGAAGGTGCTTTTGTTACCGTTCCTGAAAGACTTCAAATTCCAGAGAATATCAAAGAACAATTAATAGTTGAGCTTTACTCTAAATAA
- a CDS encoding citrate synthase: MSDKATLEYNGKKYDFPVIKGTEDELAIDIKSLRSATNGMITIDPGYKNTGSCESAITFLDGEKGILRYRGYSIEELAEKADFLEVAYLLIFGELPNKVELEKFHADIKEESQVDEEMKKILDGFPKSAHPMGVLSSLTSALIAFNPTTVDVSSEKDMYHAIVRILAKFPVLVAWTLRKKKGLPLDYGDDTLGYVENIHKMMFKKPNQMYCKDDLVIDALDKLLILHADHEQNCSTSTVRIVGSSHAGLFASLSAGISALWGPLHGGANQAVLEMLEAIEKDGGDTKKYMAKAKDKSDPFRLMGFGHRVYKNFDPRAKIIKKAADDVLANLGIDDPILAIAKGLEKEALEDQYFVDRKLYPNVDFYSGIIYRALGIPTEMFTVMFALGRLPGWIAQWREMRLRGEPIGRPRQVYIGANLRPFVEVSKR; the protein is encoded by the coding sequence ATGTCAGATAAAGCTACTTTAGAGTACAACGGTAAGAAATACGATTTCCCAGTTATAAAGGGTACGGAGGATGAGCTCGCGATAGATATCAAATCTTTGCGATCCGCCACAAACGGTATGATAACCATAGATCCCGGCTATAAAAATACGGGTTCCTGTGAAAGTGCCATAACTTTTTTAGATGGTGAAAAAGGAATTTTGAGATATCGTGGTTATTCTATAGAAGAATTAGCAGAGAAAGCAGATTTTTTAGAGGTTGCCTATCTTTTGATTTTTGGAGAATTGCCTAATAAGGTAGAGTTAGAAAAATTTCATGCGGATATAAAGGAAGAGTCTCAAGTTGATGAGGAGATGAAAAAGATTTTGGATGGTTTTCCAAAGTCAGCACATCCAATGGGTGTTTTGTCTTCGCTAACAAGCGCTTTGATTGCTTTTAATCCAACTACAGTTGATGTTTCTTCAGAAAAAGACATGTACCACGCTATAGTCCGTATCTTGGCTAAATTCCCGGTACTTGTTGCTTGGACGCTTAGAAAGAAAAAAGGATTGCCATTAGATTATGGTGATGATACTTTGGGGTACGTAGAGAACATTCATAAAATGATGTTCAAAAAACCGAACCAAATGTACTGTAAAGATGATTTGGTAATTGATGCATTGGATAAGTTATTGATTTTACACGCTGATCACGAGCAGAACTGTTCTACGTCTACCGTTAGAATAGTAGGTTCGTCACATGCTGGTCTTTTTGCTTCTCTTTCTGCAGGTATATCTGCCTTATGGGGTCCATTACATGGTGGTGCAAATCAAGCTGTATTAGAAATGCTTGAAGCTATTGAGAAAGATGGTGGTGACACTAAAAAATATATGGCGAAAGCTAAAGATAAGTCAGACCCTTTTAGGTTAATGGGCTTTGGTCACAGAGTTTATAAAAACTTTGATCCAAGAGCAAAAATTATCAAGAAAGCAGCAGATGATGTTTTAGCGAATTTAGGAATTGATGATCCTATATTAGCTATAGCCAAAGGTTTAGAAAAAGAAGCCTTAGAAGATCAATATTTTGTAGATAGAAAATTGTATCCTAATGTAGATTTCTACTCAGGTATAATCTATCGTGCATTGGGTATACCTACAGAGATGTTTACTGTTATGTTCGCACTAGGGCGTTTACCTGGTTGGATAGCGCAGTGGAGAGAAATGCGTTTAAGAGGTGAACCAATAGGAAGACCAAGGCAAGTTTATATTGGAGCTAACCTTCGTCCTTTTGTAGAGGTAAGTAAGAGGTAA
- the rpsK gene encoding 30S ribosomal protein S11, with protein sequence MAKATTKTGAKAAKKRKVIVDSVGEAHVTASFNNIIISLTNKKGDVISWSSAGKMGFRGSKKNTPYAAQVAAEECSKTAHEAGLRKVKVYVKGPGNGRESAIRAVHNSGIEVTEIIDVTPMPHNGCRPPKRRRV encoded by the coding sequence ATGGCAAAGGCAACTACAAAAACAGGTGCAAAAGCGGCAAAGAAGCGTAAAGTAATCGTTGATTCGGTTGGAGAAGCGCACGTAACTGCATCTTTTAATAATATTATAATTTCCCTTACCAATAAAAAAGGAGATGTCATTTCTTGGTCATCTGCTGGAAAAATGGGTTTTAGGGGTTCTAAGAAAAATACTCCATACGCAGCGCAAGTTGCTGCTGAAGAGTGCTCTAAAACTGCGCATGAAGCTGGTTTGAGAAAAGTAAAGGTTTACGTAAAGGGACCTGGTAACGGAAGAGAATCTGCAATTCGTGCCGTACATAATTCTGGTATAGAAGTTACCGAAATTATTGATGTTACGCCGATGCCGCATAACGGTTGTCGTCCACCAAAACGAAGAAGAGTTTAA
- the rplO gene encoding 50S ribosomal protein L15, protein MNLSNLKPADGSTNRAGKRIGRGQGSGKGGTAARGHNGAKSRSGYSKKLGFEGGQMPLQRRVPKFGFTNINRVEYQGINVEKLQELVDNKKVKDTITFETLVENGLAKSKDLVKILGGGELKASLKISAHKFTASAKAAIEAAGGEAINL, encoded by the coding sequence ATGAATTTAAGTAATCTAAAGCCTGCTGATGGTTCTACCAATAGAGCTGGCAAAAGAATAGGTAGAGGTCAAGGGTCTGGTAAAGGCGGTACTGCTGCAAGAGGTCACAATGGTGCTAAATCAAGATCTGGTTACTCCAAGAAATTGGGTTTTGAAGGTGGTCAGATGCCATTGCAGAGACGTGTACCTAAATTTGGTTTTACAAACATAAACCGAGTTGAATATCAAGGTATCAACGTTGAGAAGTTACAGGAGTTAGTCGATAACAAAAAAGTTAAAGACACTATTACTTTTGAAACTTTAGTTGAAAACGGTTTAGCCAAAAGTAAAGACCTTGTGAAAATATTAGGAGGTGGAGAATTGAAAGCCTCTCTAAAAATTTCAGCGCATAAATTTACGGCAAGTGCCAAAGCGGCCATAGAAGCTGCTGGTGGAGAAGCAATAAATTTATAA
- the secY gene encoding preprotein translocase subunit SecY, whose protein sequence is MKKFFETISNIWKIDELRNRILLTLGLLLVYRFGCQIVLPGIDSTQLSQLASSTDSGIFGLLNAFTGGAFANASIFALGIMPYISASIVVQLMSIAIPYLQKLDKEGESGRKTKNQITRWLTIGICVVQAPAYLYGLEAFGVQDSAFVLGKGLDFMVPAVIILVTGCVFAMWLGEKITDKGIGNGISLLIMIGIIATLPQSFVQEFISRTVDNNGGLMFILVEIILWFLVILASILLVMATRQIPVQYARRTASGGYEKNIMGSRQYIPLKLNASGVMPIIFAQAIMFAPSLIGKTFNSSAAGQWMEVQFQDIFGLAYNVLFGLLIIIFTYFYTAITVPTNKMADDLKRSGGFIPGIRPGKETGDFLDKIMSLITLPGSVFLALLAVLPAIVVKLMDIQAGWAMFYGGTSLLIMVGVAIDTVQQVNAYLLNRHYDGLMKSGKNRKVA, encoded by the coding sequence ATGAAGAAATTTTTCGAGACCATATCCAATATTTGGAAGATTGACGAACTAAGGAATAGAATTTTACTAACCCTTGGTTTGTTGTTGGTATACCGTTTTGGTTGTCAAATAGTTCTTCCGGGAATTGATTCTACACAATTATCGCAACTAGCATCAAGTACTGATTCTGGGATTTTTGGATTGTTGAACGCTTTTACGGGTGGTGCTTTTGCTAATGCATCAATTTTTGCTTTGGGTATTATGCCCTATATATCGGCATCTATTGTTGTTCAGCTTATGAGTATTGCCATTCCTTATTTACAGAAGTTAGATAAAGAAGGTGAGAGTGGTAGAAAAACGAAGAATCAGATTACGCGTTGGTTAACTATTGGTATCTGTGTGGTTCAGGCCCCAGCATACTTATATGGTTTGGAAGCTTTTGGAGTTCAAGATAGTGCCTTTGTTTTAGGTAAAGGATTGGATTTTATGGTTCCTGCAGTTATCATTCTTGTTACGGGTTGTGTATTTGCCATGTGGTTAGGTGAGAAGATTACTGATAAAGGAATTGGTAATGGTATTTCATTATTAATCATGATTGGTATTATTGCTACTTTGCCTCAGTCATTTGTTCAGGAATTTATTTCTAGAACGGTTGATAACAATGGTGGATTGATGTTTATCCTTGTTGAAATTATACTTTGGTTCTTGGTAATCTTGGCCAGTATACTTTTGGTTATGGCAACGCGTCAAATACCTGTGCAATATGCAAGAAGAACAGCATCTGGTGGGTATGAAAAGAACATAATGGGTTCTAGACAATATATTCCTTTAAAGCTTAATGCTTCAGGAGTTATGCCTATAATCTTTGCTCAGGCAATTATGTTTGCCCCTAGTTTAATAGGAAAAACATTCAATAGCAGCGCTGCTGGTCAGTGGATGGAAGTCCAGTTTCAAGATATATTTGGTCTGGCTTACAATGTGTTGTTTGGTTTATTGATAATTATTTTTACATATTTCTATACGGCTATTACCGTTCCTACGAACAAAATGGCAGATGATTTGAAGAGAAGTGGTGGTTTTATACCAGGTATTAGACCAGGGAAAGAAACTGGAGATTTCTTGGATAAAATTATGTCTTTGATTACATTGCCAGGATCCGTATTTTTGGCGCTTTTAGCAGTACTTCCTGCAATTGTGGTAAAATTAATGGATATTCAAGCTGGTTGGGCAATGTTCTACGGTGGTACATCATTACTTATTATGGTAGGTGTGGCTATAGATACTGTACAACAGGTAAATGCATATTTATTGAATAGACATTATGATGGGTTGATGAAATCTGGAAAAAATAGAAAAGTCGCATAA
- the infA gene encoding translation initiation factor IF-1, translated as MAKQAAIEQDGSIIEALSNAMFRVELENGHVVTAHISGKMRMHYIKLLPGDKVKLEMSPYDLSKARITYRY; from the coding sequence ATGGCTAAACAGGCAGCAATAGAACAAGACGGGTCTATAATAGAAGCATTGTCAAATGCAATGTTCAGGGTGGAGTTAGAAAATGGTCATGTAGTTACGGCTCACATTTCGGGAAAGATGCGTATGCATTACATTAAATTACTTCCTGGAGATAAAGTGAAATTGGAAATGAGTCCTTATGACTTGTCCAAAGCTAGAATTACATATAGATATTAG
- the carA gene encoding glutamine-hydrolyzing carbamoyl-phosphate synthase small subunit, which produces MKYQSRKKALLLLADGTIFYGKSVGDKDGTAFGEVCFNTGMTGYQEIFTDPSYFGQIMVTTNAHIGNYGTVAEEVESDSIKISGLVCRNFSYNYSRPRADKSLEAFLNENELFAISDVDTRALVGYIRDNGAMNAVITTDVDNIGELKAKLAEVPSMEGLELASSVSTSEPYFYGDENAPLKIAALDIGIKKNILRNLAKRGGYIKVFPYNSSFEEMEAWGADGYFISNGPGDPEPLSDAIKTAKGMIASGKPVFGICLGHQVIALANGVSTYKMHNGHRGLNHPILNLLTGKGEITSQNHGFAVNREETEANENLEITHVHLNDQTVAGIRMKGKDVFSVQYHPEASAGPHDAEYLFDQFYELIEKNSIAMA; this is translated from the coding sequence ATGAAGTATCAATCCCGAAAAAAAGCATTGTTATTGTTAGCCGATGGCACCATATTTTATGGTAAGTCCGTTGGTGATAAAGATGGAACTGCATTTGGAGAGGTTTGTTTTAATACAGGAATGACTGGATACCAAGAAATTTTTACAGACCCGTCTTATTTTGGTCAGATCATGGTTACTACAAACGCTCATATCGGTAATTACGGTACTGTGGCTGAAGAAGTAGAATCAGATTCAATTAAGATATCTGGTTTGGTTTGCAGAAATTTCAGCTACAACTATTCAAGGCCAAGAGCAGACAAAAGTCTTGAGGCTTTTCTGAATGAGAACGAACTTTTCGCAATATCTGATGTAGATACTCGCGCATTGGTTGGTTATATTCGTGATAACGGAGCCATGAATGCCGTAATAACTACAGATGTAGATAATATAGGGGAATTAAAAGCCAAGTTGGCCGAAGTTCCGAGTATGGAGGGACTGGAACTTGCATCTAGCGTTTCAACTTCCGAACCTTATTTTTATGGTGATGAAAATGCTCCATTAAAAATTGCAGCTCTAGATATAGGAATCAAAAAGAATATTTTAAGAAACCTTGCAAAACGTGGGGGGTACATAAAAGTATTTCCATATAACTCTTCATTTGAAGAAATGGAAGCATGGGGTGCAGATGGATATTTTATCTCTAATGGACCTGGTGACCCAGAACCTTTATCGGATGCTATTAAAACTGCAAAAGGGATGATTGCAAGTGGAAAACCGGTTTTTGGTATTTGTTTGGGACATCAAGTTATTGCTTTGGCCAACGGGGTTTCTACCTATAAGATGCACAATGGCCATAGAGGTCTTAATCATCCTATATTAAATCTGCTAACAGGTAAGGGAGAAATTACATCTCAAAACCATGGTTTTGCTGTAAATAGAGAAGAGACTGAGGCAAATGAGAATTTAGAGATTACGCATGTGCATCTAAATGATCAAACTGTAGCAGGTATTCGTATGAAAGGTAAAGATGTTTTTTCGGTACAATACCATCCAGAAGCAAGTGCAGGACCGCATGATGCGGAATATTTGTTTGATCAGTTTTATGAATTGATCGAGAAAAATTCAATAGCTATGGCTTAA
- the rpsM gene encoding 30S ribosomal protein S13 — translation MARIAGIDIPKQKRGIIALTYIFGVGRSRAKEILEKAQVSEDTKVSDWNDDEIGRIRDAVSSFTIEGELRSETQLNIKRLMDIGCYRGIRHRSGLPLRGQRTKNNSRTRKGKRKTVANKKKATK, via the coding sequence ATGGCAAGAATTGCAGGTATAGACATACCAAAACAGAAAAGGGGCATAATTGCATTGACCTATATTTTCGGTGTCGGTAGAAGTAGGGCTAAAGAGATTTTAGAGAAAGCCCAAGTGAGTGAAGATACAAAAGTATCTGATTGGAACGATGATGAGATAGGTCGTATCAGGGATGCTGTTTCTTCCTTTACTATAGAAGGTGAGTTACGTTCGGAAACACAACTTAACATCAAACGTTTGATGGATATTGGTTGTTACCGTGGTATTCGTCACAGATCAGGTCTTCCACTTCGAGGACAACGTACTAAGAATAACTCTAGGACGAGAAAAGGAAAAAGAAAAACGGTCGCCAACAAGAAGAAGGCAACTAAATAA
- the ykgO gene encoding type B 50S ribosomal protein L36 has protein sequence MKVRASVKKRSADCKIVRRKGRLYVINKKNPRFKQRQG, from the coding sequence ATGAAAGTTAGAGCATCAGTTAAAAAGAGAAGTGCCGACTGCAAGATAGTACGCAGAAAAGGCAGGTTGTACGTAATCAACAAAAAGAATCCTAGATTTAAACAAAGACAAGGATAG
- the rplQ gene encoding 50S ribosomal protein L17 → MRHGKKVNHLGRKTAHRKAMLANMACSLIEHKRINTTVAKAKALKQFVEPLITKSKAENNVSAEKGTHNRRIVFKNLRDKFAVTELFSTVAEKVADRPGGYTRIIKLGNRLGDNADMAMIELVDFNELYNAGKAKTKTTRRSRRGGKSGEEAAKVEGKETKTPPVAEDSAKESKKDVETKADDSEE, encoded by the coding sequence ATGAGACACGGTAAAAAAGTCAATCATTTAGGACGTAAGACAGCGCACAGAAAAGCGATGTTGGCCAACATGGCATGTTCCTTGATCGAGCACAAAAGAATTAATACGACTGTAGCTAAGGCTAAAGCGTTAAAACAATTTGTTGAGCCTTTGATTACAAAATCAAAAGCAGAAAACAATGTTAGTGCTGAAAAAGGGACGCACAACAGACGTATTGTTTTCAAAAACCTTAGAGACAAGTTTGCAGTTACTGAATTGTTCAGTACTGTAGCAGAAAAGGTTGCTGATAGACCAGGTGGTTATACAAGAATTATTAAACTTGGTAATCGTTTGGGTGATAACGCTGATATGGCAATGATAGAGTTGGTTGATTTTAACGAACTTTATAACGCTGGTAAAGCCAAAACCAAAACTACTAGAAGAAGTAGAAGAGGTGGTAAAAGCGGTGAAGAAGCTGCTAAGGTAGAAGGTAAGGAAACTAAAACCCCACCAGTAGCTGAAGATTCTGCAAAAGAGTCTAAAAAAGATGTTGAAACGAAAGCAGACGATTCAGAAGAATAA